In Penicillium oxalicum strain HP7-1 chromosome I, whole genome shotgun sequence, a single window of DNA contains:
- a CDS encoding Glucoamylase: MSRLLYALGALAVGQSALAAPQLSPRATSLDSWLSSETTFSLNGILANIGSSGAYSKSAASGAVIASPSTSNPDYYYTWTRDAALTLKALVDIFRNGNLGLQTVIEQYVNAQAKLQTVSNPSGGLSDGAGLGEPKFNVDLSAFTGAWGRPQRDGPALRAIALIDFGNWLIDNGYKSYAVNNVWPIVRNDLAYVAQYWSQSGFDLWEEVNSMSFFTVANQHRSLVEGSAFASRVGASCSGCDSQAPQILCYMQSFWTGSYINANTGGGRSGKDSNTILASIHTFDPAASCDDVTFQPCSSRALANHKVYTDSFRSVYALNSGIAQGKAVSVGRYPEDSYYGGNPWFLSNLAAAEQLYDAIYQWNKIGSITITSTSLAFFKDVYPSAATGTYASGSTTFNAIISAVKTYADGYVSIVQSHSYANGSLSEQFDRTTGLSISARDLTWSYAALLTANDRRNGVVPPSWGASSANSIPGSCSMGSATGSYATPSVGSWPATLTSGTAAPSSTSTTTKAPTTTTATTTTSAGSCTTPTAVAVTFDEIATTTFGENVYLVGSISQLGNWNTANGIPLSASKYTSSNPLWYATVNLPAGTTFQYKYFRKESDGSIKWESDPNRSYTVPAKCGTTTATENDTWR, translated from the exons ATGTCTCGACTTCTCTACGCACTGGGTGCGCTGGCCGTGGGTCAATCTGCCCTGGCAGCTCCTCAGCTGTCTCCTCGTGCCACTAGCTTGGATTCCTGGTTGTCTTCCGAGaccactttctctctcaatgGTATCCTGGCCAACATTGGCTCCAGCGGTGCCTACTCCAAGAGTGCCGCCAGTGGTGCGGTCATTGCCAGCCCTAGCACATCCAACCCTGACT ATTACTACACCTGGACCCGCGACGCTGCGCTTACTCTCAAAGCCCTTGTGGATATTTTCCGTAATGGAAACCTGGGACTCCAGACCGTCATTGAGCAGTATGTGAACGCCCAGGCTAAGCTCCAGACGGTTTCCAACCCTTCTGGAGGCCTCTCTGATGGCGCCGGCCTCGGTGAGCCCAAGTTCAATGTCGATTTGAGCGCCTTCACCGGTGCTTGGGGCCGCCCCCAACGCGACGGTCCTGCTCTGCGCGCCATTGCCTTGATTGACTTTGGTAACTGGTTGATC GACAATGGATACAAGAGCTATGCGGTCAACAATGTGTGGCCCATTGTTCGCAACGACTTGGCCTACGTTGCTCAGTACTGGAGCCAGTCCGGCTTTG ATCTCTGGGAGGAGGTCAACAGCATGTCCTTCTTCACCGTGGCGAACCAGCACCGCTCCCTGGTCGAGGGTAGCGCTTTCGCTAGCCGTGTCGGCGCCTCCTGCTCTGGATGCGACTCGCAGGCTCCTCAGATTCTCTGCTACATGCAGTCCTTCTGGACCGGCTCCTATATCAACGCCAACACTGGCGGTGGCCGCTCCGGCAAGGACTCCAACACCATCCTCGCCAGTATTCACACCTTTGACCCTGCGGCCTCGTGCGACGACGTCACTTTCCAGCCTTGCTCTTCCCGTGCCCTTGCCAACCACAAGGTGTACACCGACTCTTTCCGCTCCGTCTACGCTCTGAACTCCGGAATTGCCCAGGGCAAGGCCGTATCTGTCGGCCGCTACCCCGAGGATTCCTACTACGGCGGCAACCCTTGGTTCCTGTCCAACCTCGCCGCGGCCGAGCAGCTCTACGATGCCATCTACCAGTGGAACAAGATCGGCTCCATCACCATTACCAGCACCTCCCTCGCTTTCTTCAAGGATGTGTACCCCTCCGCTGCGACGGGTACCTACGCCTCTGGCAGCACTACCTTCAATGCCATCATCAGCGCTGTGAAGACTTATGCCGACGGCTACGTCAGCATTGTGCAATCCCACTCCTACGCCAACGGCTCTCTTTCCGAGCAGTTTGACCGCACCACGggtctctccatctccgctCGTGACCTCACCTGGTCCTACGCTGCGCTCCTGACTGCCAACGACCGCCGCAACGGTGTCGTCCCTCCCTCGTGGGGCGCTAGCTCTGCCAACAGCATTCCCGGCTCGTGCTCCATGGGCTCTGCCACTGGTTCGTACGCCACTCCTTCTGTTGGCTCCTGGCCCGCTACTTTGACCAGCGGCACCGCTGCTCCTTCGTCTACGTCGACCACCACGAAGgcccccaccaccaccaccgccaccaccaccacttcTGCCGGCTCTTGCACCACCCCCACCGCCGTCGCTGTGACCTTCGATGAGattgccaccaccacctttgGTGAGAATGTCTACCTGGTCGGTTCTATTTCTCAGCTCGGTAACTGGAACACCGCCAACGGTATTCCCCTGAGCGCTAGCAAGTACACTTCGAGCAACCCTCTGTGGTACGCCACGGTCAACTTGCCGGCGGGTACCACCTTCCAGTACAAGTACTTCCGCAAGGAGAGCGACGGTTCCATCAAGTGGGAGAGCGACCCTAACCGCTCCTACACCGTCCCTGCCAAGTGCGGTACCACTACTGCTACCGAGAACGACACCTGGCGCTAA